The stretch of DNA ACCACTAAAAAATGCCAATGATGTTGAAGACATAGTAAATGACGGATTATTATTTGACGGATCATCCATAGCAGGATTGGCTTCAATCAATGACAGTGATTTACTTGCAAAACCAGACATCGACACCTTCTCAACAATTCCATGGAGACCTGAAGTACAAGGTACTAGTAGATTTATATGTGATATTTTCACCACAGAAGGAAAACCATATGATGGAGACCCAAGAGGTGTGCTTAAAAAATCATTACAATTAGCAGAAAAAAGAGGATACCAATTCAATATGGGTCCTGAACCAGAATTCTTCATTATAACAAAAGATGAAAACGGAAATTACATACCTGCAGATGAAGCTGAATACTTTGATGTAGAACCACTAGACCAAGGTACCGATATCAGAAGAGAAATCGTATTAGGTTTAGAAAAATTAGATTTCAATGTAGAAGTAAGTCACCACGAAGTAGCAGCAGGACAACATGAAGTCGACTTTAAATATGCAGATGCTTTAAAAACTGCTGATGCTGTTATAACATTTAAAGAAGCTGTTAAAGCATTAGTTAATAAATTAGGATTTAAAGCAACATTCATGCCAAAACCATTCATAGGAATTAACGGTAGTGGTATGCATTGTAATCAAAGTCTATTTAAAAATGGGGAAAATATTTTCTATGACCCAGATGCTGAAAATCAAATATCACAAGAAGCTTTATACTTCATTGGAGGATTATTGAAACATGCGCCAGCTTTATCAGCAATATTATCACCAACCGTCAACTCTTACAAACGTTTAGTGCCAGGTTACGAAGCACCATGTTACATAGCTTACGGTTTCAAAAACAGATCAACTCTGTTAAGGATTCCTGCATCTCGTGGATTAGGTACAAGAATCGAATGCAGATCAGCAGACCCATCATGTAACCCATACCTAGCATTCGCAGTATTGCTTGAAGCAGGTTTAGATGGTATGGACAATAAAATTGACCCTGGCGAACCAACTGAAGAAAACTTATTCGCACTTTCTGAAGACGAACTTGCCCAAAGAGGAGTTAATAATTTACCAACAAGTTTATGGGAAGCATATCACTCATTAGAAGAGGATGACGTAGTCAAAAATGCTCTTGGTGAGAAAGTATTCAATCAGTTCTATAACATCAAAAGAGCTGAATGGGATGCTTACAGAGTGCAAGTGTTCGATTATGAAAGAGATGAATACTTAAACGTGTAGATTATTTTCATTTATTTGAGTATTATTGGTGGTCACTTTAAAACTCATTTTTTAAATTGGCTGCCAATTAAATTAAGATTTTTTCGGGAGGTTGAAAAAATAAGCAAAGCGTTGGATAATGTAAACTAAATTTATTGTTTTTAAAA from Methanobrevibacter sp. YE315 encodes:
- the glnA gene encoding type I glutamate--ammonia ligase gives rise to the protein MSAKDNKLDQIIKTIEEHDIKFLKLELADIHGLPKSMAVPLKNANDVEDIVNDGLLFDGSSIAGLASINDSDLLAKPDIDTFSTIPWRPEVQGTSRFICDIFTTEGKPYDGDPRGVLKKSLQLAEKRGYQFNMGPEPEFFIITKDENGNYIPADEAEYFDVEPLDQGTDIRREIVLGLEKLDFNVEVSHHEVAAGQHEVDFKYADALKTADAVITFKEAVKALVNKLGFKATFMPKPFIGINGSGMHCNQSLFKNGENIFYDPDAENQISQEALYFIGGLLKHAPALSAILSPTVNSYKRLVPGYEAPCYIAYGFKNRSTLLRIPASRGLGTRIECRSADPSCNPYLAFAVLLEAGLDGMDNKIDPGEPTEENLFALSEDELAQRGVNNLPTSLWEAYHSLEEDDVVKNALGEKVFNQFYNIKRAEWDAYRVQVFDYERDEYLNV